Below is a window of Barnesiella propionica DNA.
GATTTATTCTTTCCAGAATAACCGTAATCCTTTCATCGATTATCCTTCTTTAGCTGAATATATATGGGGAGATTCCATAGCTTATGCTTTTCATTTTAGCGGAAGTGCCGTGATCGCTCCTATATTAAATGTTAAGAACGGAGATCTGGTTGATTTCGGGAATGTTTCTTTAGGAGAAAATAAAACGTTAAGCGTAACCATACGAGGGCAATATTTGACTTCCGATCTTTCTTTGAAACTGGAACAAAGCGGAACAGAATTTTCTCTGGAAGATCGTGTCCTCTCTGTGGATAACCTGAACAGTGTTTCAGGTGCGCAACTCCGTATTTCATTCCATCCGGATGCTTTTGGCTCTAAAGAAGCGACTTTAATACTCTATGGGAATGATTTTAAGGATGATATAGTACTTAATGTGAAGGCCCTTTGTATGCCCGCGGAGGTTAATCCTGTGAGTATAGACGGGTTGAAGGCTTCTTATGGAAAGAATGATGCGAAAGTCGCTTTACGTCTGAGAAATTCGACTGAGAATCCCATCTGGTATATCGATGGAAAACAAATAACAGATGGATATTTAAATCCGTCGGGATTATCGGTCGGAATACATACGATCATGTTCCGGACGACTTCTTATTCAGGTAAAGTGAGAGTGAATATTAATTGAAATTTTAATAATAAGAAATAAGACGATGAGAATATCATATAGATTTTGTTTTGCTGCCTTCTTTTTATTTGTATTATCAGCTATGATGTTAGTTTCTTGTAAAGACGATTCGAGTAATAAACCTTTTTCATTAAGCGAATCGAAGTTGTCTTTAAAAGTAGCTGAGACGGCGACAATACGGGTTTCGGGTGTTTCCGGATTTACCGTTGAAATGACGGGGAATATTGCTTCATATACTATAGACGGTAATGTTATATATGTGAAAGCGGAGAAGGTCGGTACGGCGGCCTTAAGGGTTTTATCCGGTTCCGAAACTTTGGAATGTCAGGTAACTGTCAGTGAGAATTCGGCACAAATAGGTTTTTTCGCCGATAAGACTCCTCGTGTGGAAATGTGGCAGCCGAATACGATTAATACCGAGACTACTGCTGGGTTGCAGGTTACGTACGAGAAAAATGTAGATGCTTCGGGCTGGCCTGCTTCCGGATGTGTTACTCTTGGCTTCCTATATGTTGAAAGTGGCGAATTTTTGCGTGTGAGCGCGAAAGGTGATTTTGATAAAATGGGTGAGTTGTCCGATGGCATGGTTGCAATTAAGGGAAGTGACAATAAAATAGATTATTTGCATTGTGATAAGGTAAAAGTGTCGAAAGTTTCGGACGGTAAGTCATGGATTACTCTTGAGTTCCCTGCGCGGGCTGATATCCGTATTGTAAAGGAATCTTTTTAAAAAACGGAATATTTATTTGACTTGAAAATTTTATTTATACTCTGTGAAAGTTTATTGAAAACTCGTTTTCAATAAACTTTTTTCGTAGAACGAAAATATAATTCCGGAGGAATTGATATATCCCCATTCTTTTTGCATTCCTGCATACTTTCTTTACTTTTGCAGAAATAATATAAAATAAGCGTCTTATGAAACGAATTGTATATGTTGTCTTATTATTGTGTATATCGGTTCTCGGTGTCGAGGCCGAGGCACTGAATTTGAAGGATATAACCAATGGACTGTATAAGGAAAAAGATATAACAGCCGTCACTCCTCTTGCCGATGGCATACATTATGTCGCCGCTAGTAACAATAATACGCGTATAGTAAAATATGAGTATCGTACCGGTAAAGCTGTAGAAACACTGTTTGATGTGGCTACGGCCCGTGAATGTAATTTGAAAAAATTTGAAGGTTTTTCTCTAAGCAAAGATGAAAAGCAATTGCTCATTTGGGATAATTCGGAAAAAATATACCGTCGTTCTTTTAAAGCGGAGTATTATACGTTCGAAATAAAAAGAAATTTGCTGAAGCCTCTTTCGGAGAACGGACAGCAACAAGTCGCTGTTTTTTCTCCTAATGGACGCATGGTGGCTTTTGTAAGAGATAATAATATTTTTGTAAAGAAACTGGATTATGGTACGGAACTGCCTGTTACCCGGGATGGAGCCCGAAATAAGATAATCAATGGTATTCCCGATTGGGTTTATGAAGAAGAATTTGCATTTACTTCCACCTTGCAATGGGCTCCGGATAATGAGACTTTATGTTTTGTCAAGTTCGATGAAAGTAACGTTCCGGAATATCATTTCGATTTGTATGAAGGGAGTTGCCCTGCTTATCCTCAGTATGCATTATATCCGGGAAGTTTTGAATATAAATATCCCGTAGCCGGGGAAAACAATGCGAAAGTTTCTGTATGGTCATATACTGTGGAGACTCGTGCGCTTAAGCAACTTAACGTTCCTGTAGATGCGGATGGTTATATACCTCGGATCCTATTTACCAGAGATGCCGACAAATTGGCGGTTATGACTTTGAACCGAATACAGAATACATTGAATATTTATACAGTGAATCCGAAATCAGGAGTAAACAGGTTATTGTTGCGGGAGCAATCGAATACTTGGATAGATTCTGAGAATATTGATTGTGTTACTTTTTATCCCGATTTTTTCGTAATTGCCAGTGAAAGGAGCGGTTTTCGACATTTGTATCAATATAATCTGAACGGAACATTAATTAAGCAGATAACAAAAGGAAATTGGGATGTTACCGATTTTCTGGGATATGATAATGTAAACCGTACATTTTTCTATCAATCGGCCGAAGAAGGTCCGTTATTCCGGGCGATATATAAAACCGATGCAAAGGGGGCTGTGATTAAGTTATCAGATAAGAAAGGTACAAACAAAGCTGAATTTAATCCGTCTTGTACCTATTTTATTAATAAATATAACAGTACATCTGTACCGTTGGAGATTACTTTGTGTGATGCGAAAGGAAAACAAGTTCGCGTCTTGGAAGATAATAATTCTCTTAAAAATTTGGTAGCTCGTACCGATATTCCCCGGAAAGAATTTTTTACCTGTAAAAACGATGCCGGAGATATGCTGAACGGTTATATGATAAAACCTTTAGATTTTGATGCATCGAGACGTTATCCGGTCGTGATGGTACAATACAGTGGTCCGGGTTCCCAGTTAGTTCTGGATAAGTGGGATGTGAATTGGGAACAGTATCTTGTATCCAGAGGATTTATCGTTGCATGTGTCGACGGTAGAGGGACCGGTGCCCGAGGTAATGCATTCAAGACGTGCGTATACATGAAGTTAGGAGAATTAGAGACACAAGATCAGGTTTCCGCGGCTCGTTATATGGCTTCTCTTCCTTATGTGGACGGTAAAAATATAGGTATATGGGGATGGAGTTATGGAGGTTATGAAACTCTTATGGCTATGTCCCTGAGCCGGGATGTATATAAGGCGGGTGTTGCTATAGCTCCGGTTACCGACTGGCGTTTTTATGATTCTATCTATGCCGAAAGATACATGCGTACTCCGAAAGAAAATTTCGATGGATATAAACGGTCGGCTCCGCTTAATCATACCGAAGAACAAAACGGTGCCTTATTGGTAGTTTCCGGTACCGCAGATGATAATGTACATTTGTTGAATACGTTGCAATACTCCTCGGTAATGGTAGAAAGCAATAAGCAATTCGATATGATGATTTATACGAATAAGAATCATAGCATTGTAGGATGTAACGCCCGTTATCATTTATATACGAAGGTTTGCGATTTCTTTACTGATAAGCTTAAATAAAAAAGAAAGACAACAAGGATAGTAATAAAAGAGATATAAAATAATCATATTGTTAAATATTGTTTTTTGTGTCTCTTTTTTTGTATGTCTTATTGAACTTTTTTCTGAGTTGTTTGTTTAAACATCAAAAGTGTAAATAAGTTCAGTGCACAAATAAAAAAAATTATGTATAGTGCTCGATATCGTAGGAATAAAATTCTGTTAGTTAATTCTTTCGGCCTTTTGCCGGCTGTTTTGGTGTTTATTCTTTGTGAATGGATTTCCGATTATTATGCAGTATTGTTATCGTTAGGCATCGGTATTGTAGGATATTTCTCCATGATAGGTTGGTTTAAAAAGGCGCATTGCCAGTTGATCCCTCAATCGACTTTGATCGTCTTGCTCGCATTTAGTACGTTCCGGGGCGTCGCGGACCTTCTGTCTTTTTCAGTTCCTAACATCTTGTTATTCTCTTTCCCCTTATTTATTATTTCTTTCTGGGCGTATGTAATGCGTCCCGATTATCCGGTATGTCGTAAATGTGCCGAAAAATACGGGAGTATGAACCACCGGGGATTACACGACCGTTGCAACTGTTATGAAGCCCATTATATCATGGGACTGGTATTAGTGGGTGCAGCCATATCGTTTGTCGTTACATCTTTCTATTGGTTGTTTTTATTCGATGAGAATAAGGAAACCGCTAACCGTTTTTTCTTCTACTGGTTTCCTCTCTCTCTTTATGTGTTGTTGCTTGTCTACGAGTGTATAAGAGTCGTCTTAGTATATGATTTGTTATTTAGTACATCTCCTAATGATTTAAGAGACAGTTATATCCGTGATATGACTATCGATGGTGTAGATCCGGGTTATAAACATTGTTTGGTTCGCCTTATTGTTGTGAGCGGGAGTGGTTTATATTTATCTTCATCACATATACAGAACGATCCTTATGCGTCGCCATCCGGTATAGATGTTCCGGTCTATCAAAGTGTACCGTTTTCGAAACGGGGGTTGGACGACGAAGCAAAGCGGTTGGCGGAGGAAAAATTACATATAAAGAATCCTAAGATAAAATTGTTACGTGAATCCAGTGGTGGAAATCCCGATAAGAGAATCGCTCATTTTCTTCTTTTTTTGCAGGAACGTACTGCTTTACCCGAATTACCGGATGCGCGTTGGTATGAAATGCAGGAGCTGAACGATACGATTACGGGTAAAAAGTTTTACTATCTGTTTAAACAGGAATATCTGTACCTTGTCCGTTTATCGCGTATAATATGGCGTTATGATGAAAATGGGTATATCCGTTTTCATGAAGGACGTAAATTTACATTTAATTATTTGTATGAGCAGAATGTAAATCTGACCAGCGGTAAATGGTTCCGTGTTTCTTTATATAATGAGGATAAATGGTCTTTTATGATTCGGGAATGGTTTAAGAGACTGCGTTGTAATTGTTTTGCCTGAATATTTTCTATGATCGATCTTGTTACTATATTGGGACCTACTGCCTCCGGAAAGACTTCTTTAGCTGTCGCTCTGGCCTATCGGTTAGATTCGGAGATTATCAGTGCCGATTCCCGGCAACTGTATCGCCGCATGGATATCGGTACGGGTAAAGACCTTAACGAATATCAATTTAACGGACGCAATATTCCTTATCATCTTATTGATATATGTGAACCGGGGTATAAGTATAATCTCTTCGAGTATTTACAGGATTTTCGTTCTGTTTATGATGATATATCCTCTCGGGGAAAATTACCTGTTCTTTGCGGAGGAACGGGTTTGTATATAGAATCTGTGTTAAAAGGTTATAGTCTTCCTCCGGTTCCTGAAAATAAAGCATTGAGGGAGTCTTTGAAAGATAAAAGCCTGTCCGAGCTTGAGGATATATTGAAGAGATATAAGAAATTACATAATACGACCGATACCGATACATGCAAGAGGGCTATAAGAGCCATCGAAATAGAAGAATATTATTTTTGCCATTTACCGGATAAGCCTGAAGATAAGCCTGTTAATAATGCTCTTATCATAGGTGTGGATATTAGCAGGGAACTTAGGCGCGAAAGGATTTCTCAGCGTCTCCGTTCGCGTTTGGACGAAGGTATGGTTGAGGAAGTACGTACATTGCTGAATAGCGGTATAGCTCCGGAAGACCTTATATACTACGGTTTAGAGTATAAATATTTGACGGAATATGTCATAGGGCGTTTGTCCTATGGGGAGATGGTTTCTTTGCTCGAAATAGCGATACATCAGTTTGCTAAACGTCAAATGACGTGGTTCCGGGGAATGGAGAGGAGAGGTTTCGATATTTACTGGTTGGATGTGTTGCTGCCTATAGAAGAGAAACTGGATCTTATTCAGTCGAAAATAAAAAAAATGAATGAACAACTATAAAGAGGCTCACTCGCAAATTACCGTTTTTTTGTTCGATAGTTTGTAAGTGAGCCTCACGCCTTTCCCTTTCGGGAAGGCAGCGCAATCATCAAAGTATAACCAATCGCTTTTAGTTGCGCATTCTTAGCTACATTTAATCATCAGTAAGATAACAACGGAAATATCTTTCCAGTTCACATGACTGCTCTTTTTGGACAATTTTAGCATATATCATAGTATCCGGTCGCTATATAACAAGTAGTCCCATGATATCCGCTATAGAGTATGCGTGTACCCTGAGATTTGATAATCTTTTTTTGCAGAGGATTATCGGGAGAACTACACATTAATCTTTTTCAGGGTAATCGTCCTCATATTTGTCGTCAGTTTCCTGATAGGGCGATTCGGGCGATACTTCTTTGCCGTTTCGGTGAATAGAAGGAATACTTACATAAGGATCTTCCGGTTCTTCTTTTTCATTTTCCGGTTCATCCGGTTTTACAATAAATGCGCTGAATTCATACAACATATATATAGGAAGAAATACGACCATTAAGGTGAAAGGATCGCCTGACGGGGTAATAACAGCCGCTAAGATAAGTAATCCCACAATGGCATGGCGTCTATAATGGCTGAAAAAAGAGCGGTGTAATAATCCTATGTTAGATAGTATCCAGCAAAGCAATGGTAATTCGAATACAATTCCCATAATAAAGATCATCGCCAGGAAATTATTCATGTAGGAATCGAGCGAGATTTGATTCGGAACCAGTTCACTTACCTGATATTCCGCCAGAAATCGTAATGTTAAGGGAAATACCAGAAAATATCCTACAGCCACCCCTAAAAAAAACATGGTATTGCCTACCAGAAATGCTCCTCGGGCATTTCTTCTTTCTTTGGGATATAGAGCCGGACTAACGAAACCCCAGAGCAAATAGATCACTATAGGGAAAGAGAATACTAATGCCAGCCAAAAGGAGGTACTGATATGAATAAAAAATTGAGAAGCCAGTTGTATATTGATAAGGTTTACGGAAAAATCACTGTTGCAGAAATCGGGCAGTACCGATATATGTTCGCTTAAACGGCATATCCAGCGATAGAGACAAAAGTCGGAGAAACAGGGTGCAAGAATCACGGAATCGAACAAGTCGGGCATGAAAATAAAAAAAACTCCGGCGAATATGCCGATTACCAGTATTGAACGTAACAACACTTTTCGCAAGGCATCCACATGGTCCCAGAAATTCATTTCTTCCATATTTATCCGGCATTAAAAATAAGAATAGGCGTGATATATGTATACCCCGCCTTCCTGATATAAAAATCTTATTTATTTTTTTGTATTGGAGGGAGTGTTGTCGTCACTGTTGATCTGGTCTTCAATATCTTTCATTCCGTCTTTGAAACTTTTTACACCTTTCCCCAGTCCTTTCATTAATTCAGGAATTTTTTTGCCTCCGAATAATAATAGAATAGCAAAAACAATAATGATAATTTCTCCTGTACCTAAGTTTAAGAATAAAAGGGTTTTCATAACGATGTGTATTTTAAAGATTGATTCTGGCCATGATTTCCAAAAAACAAATTAAGTCATTATATTTACTCTATACAACAATTTGCTGATAAAAATGATTAACTTTGCGACGTTTTTTAGAATATTGTATTATTAAAAACAGATATTGAATGAAAGCATTTGTATTTCCGGGTCAAGGTGCCCAGTTTGTGGGAATGGGTAAAGACCTTTATGAGAATAATCCTGTTGCCAAAGAAATGTTTGATAAGGCTAATGAGATTCTCGGTTTTAATATTACCGAACTTATGTTTAACGGTACCGATGAAGATCTTCGTCAAACTAAAGTGACACAACCGGCTATATTTTTACATTCGGTTATTTTGGCTAAAACTATGGGTGCCGATTTCGCTCCCGATATGGTTGCCGGCCATTCATTAGGCGAATTTTCCGCTTTGGTAGCAGCCGGTGCTCTTTCTTTTGAAGATGGCTTGCGTTTGGTTTCTGCGCGGGCACAGGCCATGCAGAAAGCTTGTGAAAAGACTCCGTCGACCATGGCAGCTGTTTTGGCATTACCCGATGAAACCGTAGAGCAAATATGTTCATCTGTTACCGAAGGCGTTGTTGTTCCTGCTAATTATAATTGTCCGGGACAGATTGTTATATCCGGTTCCATCGAAGGTATAGATGCGGCTTGTGAAAAACTATTGGCTGCCGGTGCGAAACGTGCATTGAAACTAAAAGTAGGGGGTGCTTTCCATTCACCAATTATGGAACCCGCACGTACTGAATTGGCCGACGCAATCCATCATACTCAATTTTTTGCTCCTGAATGTCCTGTTTATCAGAATGTGGATGCGAAACCTCAGACCGATCCTGAGATAATCAAACAAAACCTGATTGCGCAACTTACTGCTCCGGTTCGCTGGACCCAATCGGTTCAAAACATGATTGCCGATGGAGCCGACGCATTTACCGAAGTCGGGCCTGGTGCCGTATTGCAGGGTTTGGTAAAAAAAATAAATAAAGATGTGGTTACGAACGGTATTCAGTGAATAAGTGAATTATACTAAATATAAAAAACCTGTCCGGTAATTATACCGACAGGTTTTTTTATTGGAAGAGTTTCTCTGAGAATAAAAATTATTTTTCAGGGAATAAATTGAAGCCTTGCTTTTTCAGAGCACCTTCCATATCATAGTTCATGGCAATCCGGTAATAATCAAGAATATGCCCGCACCAGTCGTTTTCGCTGGTGCTTCCGTTCCGGTGCCGGTTATAAAGACTTATAGTTTCGTCATAATCAAATAATTCCGGTGTCATGTCATCTGTTCTGTAATGGTTTTTATGTATTACCAGAGAACGGTTTTGTTTAGGTTTTAAGTCCGGTTGTTCACGCGGTACGCCTAATGTAAGACCGCACACGGCAAAAACTCCTTCTGGCAGTTTGAGTATTTGAGAGATAGCGGCAGGATCTGCAGTACGCAAATACCCCACACAACAACTGCCTAATCCCATAGATTGAGCTGCTACAACAGCGTTTTGCATAGCCAGTGCAGCATCTACGATTCCTACTATGACACCATCCATAGTATTCTGGAAGGGAGGGAATTCCAGATCTTTAGCTTTAGCGAGTGTTTTGATTTTATTGAAATCCATACAGAAAGCCAGAAACACATTACAGGTTTTTATTTGTTTCTGGTTGGTGATTACGTATAACTCTTCTTTGATCTTTTGGTCGTCTATCGCTATTACGGAGAATTGTTGCCCGTTATAACTTGTAGGGGTATTTTCAATCGCCCGGTATATAAAGTCTAATTTCTCCGGGGCAATGTCTTCCCTTTCATATCTTCGGACAGAGGTCCGTTTTAACAATGTATCTTCTATACTTTTCATATAAGGTGTTGATTTGGTTTTATAAATACGTTTGCGAATTGGTTATTGTTCCGCATATTTGTTCCTTTTTTGCAGTTTTGCAAGTTCTTCTATGCCTTTTAGCACGAATTCGTAGCTTAAATCTCTGGGCTTTTTTACCTCTTTGTTCCAGATGATTATGTCCAGATCCAGCGGAATTTGATTTGTTTTTTTCGATTCAGGAGTTCTGCCTGCCTCGGTTTCCATTATTTTGAGATGGGAATATACGGCTTCATAATCATTTTTTGTTTTGAATATGGCAACAGCGTTAAGATAATCAGGATGTATCGGATTCAGTGCACGGCTGTTGTAACAGGAAGAAAACAAGATTCCCGGGTATTCCCGGCATAGAGTATTTATGCAGTTGGTCATTATGTCTTGTTTATCCGGGGTATTGGATGCTATACTTATGATAACTCGGTTCATATTATATTTTTCATTGTTAATTGCACTCTTTTTCGGACAGTATCTATACCGATTACTTTTACTGTGACGTGTTGGTGCATAGATACTATCTCGGTCGGATCCTGAATAAACCGGTCTGACAATTGTGATATATGTACCAGCCCGTTTTCTTTAATACCTATGTCTACGAAACAACCGAAATTAGTAATATTGGTAACTATTCCCGGGAGAAGCATATTTTCTTTCAGGTCATCGATCGTTTTAATGTTCGGATCAAATTCGAATACCTTGATAAATTGCCGCGGATCCCTTCCCGGTTTGTCCAGTTCTTCCAGTATGTCGTGTAAAGTCGGCAGTCCTATTTTATCTGTTATGTATTTTTCCGGTTCTATGTTTTTTCTTAGTTCTTTATTGGCTATCAGGTCTTGTATGTTACAATGAAGGTCTTCGGCCATTTGTTCTACAATCGGATAGCTTTCGGGATGTACGGCCGAATTGTCCAATGGGTTTTCAGATTGTGGTATTCTTAAAAAACCGGCCGATTGTTCGAATGATTTTTCTCCCATTCTGGGGACTTTTAATAAGTCTTTCCGCTCGCTAAACTCTCCGTGCTCCTTGCGATAATCTACTATGTTTTGAGCGAGCTGAGGGCCGAGTCCCGAAACATAGGAGAGTAAATGTTTACTGGCTGTATTGATATTTACACCTACTGCATTGACACAATTTTCCACAGTTTGTTCCAGAGAACGTTTCAGTTTGGTTTGATCTACATCGTGTTGATACTGACCTACCCCGATAGATTTGGCCTCTATTTTTACAAGCTCTGCCAGCGGGTCCATTAGACGTCTTCCGATGGATACGGCTCCCCTGACAGTCACGTCTTTATCCGGGAATTCTTCGCGTGCTGTTTTAGATGCGGAATAGATAGATGCTCCGTTTTCACTTACGACAAAAACCTGTACTTTATGGCTGTACCGGAGCCCGGTAATAAAAGCTTCAGTCTCTCGTCCTGCTGTTCCGTTTCCGATGGCGATAGCATCTATCCGGTAGCTTTCAACCAGTTGGGTTATTTTTCTGGATGCACCTTTGTAATCCTGTTGTGGAGGATGAGGATAGACTGTTTCATTGTGAAGAAGGTTTCCCTGTGCATCTAAGCATACGACTTTACATCCGGTACGGAAGCCGGGGTCGATGCCTAATATTCTTTTTTCACCCAGTGGAGGGGCTAATAACAATTGTTTCAGGTTTTCTGCGAAAATACGAATGGCTTCGTCATCCGCTTTTTCTTTTGAAGACGCAGAGAACTCTGTTTCTATAGATGGTTTAAGCAATCTTTTGTAACCGTCTTTTATAGCTTCAGATACAAGCCGGGCGGATGTATTGTTATTCCGGATAAATTGTTGTTCAAGACGCTCGAGACAGATGCTGTCGTCCGGAGATATAGAGACTCTCAGGAAGCCTTCGCTTTCCCCTCTTCTCATGGCTAAGAGCCGATGGGAAGAACAACGTTTCAAAGGTTCGCTCCATTCGAAATAATCCTGGTATTTGATCCCTTCGCTTTCTTTTCCTTTAACGACTTTCGAAGAGATATAAGCATCTCTCATGAAAATATTCCGTATACTATTCCGGCTTTTTTCATTTTCCGATATCCATTCTGCAATAATATCCTGAGCTCCTTTCAGGGCTGTTTCCGCATCTTTTATTTCTCCTTTAATGAATGGTGTTGCTCTGTATTCGGGGTTTTCTTCTCTCTGAGACATGATTATTTTCGCCAGAGGTTCCAGCCCGTGTTCCCTTGCTATTTCGGCCCGGGTACGTCTTCGGGGTTTATAAGGGAGATAAATATCCTCCAGTTCTGTCATGTCCCATGAAGCCAATATACGTTGTTTAAGTTCTTCAGTAAGTTTTCCTTGTTCTTCGACAGATGCCAGGATGAAGTTTTTGCGCTTTTCTGTTTCTTTTAATTTCTCATATTGTTCTTTTATCTGGCTTATATATACTTCGTCCAGAGAGCCAGTGGCTTCTTTTCTGTAACGGCTGATAAAAGGAATAGTGGCTCCGTTTTCCAATAAATCGACTGTGTTCTTTACCTGAGTCTCATTTAATTGAAGAGCTTGACTTATAAGTCGAAAAAATAAAGGGTTCATATTTTTATTTACGGGTAAGATCAAGTACGGTAATTTCCGGGGCAGCACCTATGCGCATGGGAAGAAACACACAACCTATGCCTTCATTTACATAGAGAAGTTGTTCTCCTTTTTGGTATAATCCGCTCCATTGCGGATAAAAGAATGAAGAGGGGGAAAAACGAAATTTGCCTATTTCTATTTTTAACTGCATAGCATGGGTGTGGCCTGAAAGCATGAGGTCTATATTCGTTTTGCCGATTACTTCGGCATCCCAGTGTCTGGGATTATGAGAAAGAAGGATTTTGTAGATACTGTCGTTTAAATTAGGATATGCAGCATTCAGGTTCCCGTATTGAGGAAAAGGTGGTTCACCCCAGTTCTCCACTCCTATAAGGGCTACGCTGTCGTTGTTGCGGTATAAATATCTGTTTTCATTGTTGAGCAATAACCATCCCATAGCTTTTTCATCTTCTTCTAATATCTTCAAATTGCGTATTTTATCTTCCGGGTTATTCCACTTCACATAATCGCCATAATCATGGTTCCCCAATACAGAATATATGCCGTCTTTGGCTTTCAATTGTGATAACACGGGG
It encodes the following:
- a CDS encoding metallophosphoesterase yields the protein MAVLLVAAIISSGQSMYRGHTALLTWTMFFYFCIYIPKLIYLIISVIDYIPLLWDKRKINTFSRIGGILAFIICGSMLYGSFHTRLTPVSRYITISSPELPAGFENYRIVQISDIHLENYFGNTRPIEKLVQEVNRLNPDVIVFTGDLVNRKSDELPPFIPVLSQLKAKDGIYSVLGNHDYGDYVKWNNPEDKIRNLKILEEDEKAMGWLLLNNENRYLYRNNDSVALIGVENWGEPPFPQYGNLNAAYPNLNDSIYKILLSHNPRHWDAEVIGKTNIDLMLSGHTHAMQLKIEIGKFRFSPSSFFYPQWSGLYQKGEQLLYVNEGIGCVFLPMRIGAAPEITVLDLTRK